The following are encoded in a window of Fluviibacter phosphoraccumulans genomic DNA:
- a CDS encoding endonuclease/exonuclease/phosphatase family protein, whose protein sequence is MTDTLSLVTYNIHKGFSQFNRRLTVHDLRDRLRHLNPDLVFLQEVQGLHQQHAQKHANWPAQSQHEFLADSVWNATYGQNVLYDHGHHGNAILSRYPIETSHNQDVTHLSFERRGLLHTQIQWQGQIVHCVCAHLSLLARSRKWQMAALAEEIDRLVPHDQPLIIAGDFNDWRNHASEHLADRLHLTEVFDHLAGRPARSFPVALPMLRLDRIYVRGLKAVRADVHYGAGWSKISDHAALRCELVLTG, encoded by the coding sequence ATGACCGACACCCTGTCGCTGGTCACCTACAATATTCACAAAGGCTTCTCGCAGTTCAACCGCCGCCTGACGGTGCACGACCTGCGCGATCGTCTGCGCCATCTGAACCCGGATCTGGTCTTTTTACAAGAGGTACAAGGGTTACACCAGCAACACGCGCAGAAGCATGCCAACTGGCCCGCGCAATCACAGCATGAGTTTCTGGCGGACTCCGTCTGGAATGCCACCTACGGTCAAAACGTACTCTATGACCACGGCCACCACGGCAATGCCATTCTTTCGCGCTACCCCATTGAGACCAGCCACAACCAGGATGTCACGCACCTGAGCTTTGAGCGACGCGGACTCTTGCACACGCAGATTCAGTGGCAGGGACAAATCGTGCACTGTGTCTGCGCCCACCTCTCGTTGCTGGCCCGGTCGCGCAAATGGCAAATGGCGGCACTGGCTGAAGAAATTGATCGACTGGTACCGCATGATCAGCCGCTCATCATTGCGGGCGATTTCAACGACTGGCGCAACCATGCCAGCGAACACCTGGCTGATCGTTTACACCTGACCGAAGTCTTTGATCACCTTGCTGGTCGACCGGCACGCAGCTTCCCTGTGGCCTTGCCCATGCTGCGACTCGACCGGATTTATGTGCGGGGCCTCAAGGCAGTTCGGGCTGATGTGCACTACGGTGCCGGCTGGTCAAAAATTTCCGACCACGCCGCTTTACGATGCGAGCTTGTACTCACGGGTTAA